A genomic segment from Leptolyngbya boryana PCC 6306 encodes:
- a CDS encoding YbjN domain-containing protein, whose product METYQPDLETETPEEAAITGIKLIEVIETVIGSLDQNKSAMVSHSEGSSVWKFKYGSVETFVQLTGTSDDDAFSVWAHILNLPVQNEPQLMRKLLEMNWLSTFEAHFAIVDSKVAVVSSRTVAELSPGEISRLITIVATIADDNDDALQAEFGAA is encoded by the coding sequence ATGGAAACTTACCAACCTGATCTCGAAACTGAAACGCCTGAAGAAGCTGCGATTACAGGGATCAAGCTTATAGAAGTGATTGAAACTGTCATTGGTAGCTTGGATCAAAACAAGAGCGCAATGGTGAGCCACAGTGAGGGCAGCTCTGTATGGAAATTCAAATACGGCAGCGTAGAAACATTTGTGCAACTGACCGGAACTTCTGACGATGATGCATTTTCTGTTTGGGCACATATTCTGAATCTTCCCGTCCAAAACGAGCCGCAATTGATGCGAAAGCTACTTGAGATGAATTGGCTCAGTACGTTTGAAGCTCATTTTGCGATCGTCGATTCCAAAGTCGCAGTCGTTTCTTCTCGAACTGTTGCAGAGCTATCTCCTGGCGAAATTTCTCGGCTGATCACAATTGTGGCAACGATCGCTGATGATAACGATGATGCTTTGCAAGCAGAGTTTGGAGCAGCCTGA
- a CDS encoding HNH endonuclease yields MHCQLCDRDVPALTEHHLVPRQHTKRKKLDPGETIEICPACHRQIHTLFDNRQLAQELNTVERLKYDPAMAKFLAWVRKQNPDRKVRVKQ; encoded by the coding sequence ATGCATTGTCAGCTTTGCGATCGCGATGTCCCCGCACTTACTGAACACCATCTAGTTCCCAGACAACATACCAAACGCAAAAAACTTGATCCGGGTGAAACGATCGAGATTTGCCCGGCCTGCCATCGCCAAATTCATACTCTATTCGACAATCGCCAACTGGCTCAAGAACTCAATACGGTTGAGCGCTTGAAGTATGATCCAGCGATGGCGAAATTTTTGGCGTGGGTGAGGAAGCAGAATCCCGATCGTAAGGTGAGAGTTAAGCAGTAG
- a CDS encoding DUF2267 domain-containing protein — protein sequence MPIAIRDDVVYIMLKKIDESDQGPGPDPVKFDETDFAGIKLTPVDLLGHLDFLNQRQYINAEFSGNAYGNQDDVPNVVDREEFGLRIANTYGAADGPLPHLIEFKKAELTEKGRKMLEEMEAKPPESLQSGTTVPIATKDTPFLEKVALKGGFSDLYDARDVTEVVFRTMRDMMTNEAVENISQELHVPLDEGNPDRTLYTATPLATEVSDLWEDTNPIVHFLSHIRPPLKIKSETFLFRVRQEGGLQPNTSPEQVVSAVFSATKDELSQERIQEVASFLPDEIRRLWETA from the coding sequence ATGCCGATCGCCATCCGGGATGACGTGGTTTATATCATGCTGAAAAAAATCGACGAGAGCGATCAAGGGCCAGGGCCTGATCCGGTGAAATTTGATGAAACTGATTTTGCAGGGATCAAGCTGACTCCCGTTGATCTGCTAGGACATTTAGATTTTCTCAATCAACGCCAGTACATCAATGCTGAATTTTCTGGAAATGCTTATGGAAACCAGGATGATGTACCGAATGTTGTCGATCGCGAAGAGTTTGGTTTAAGAATTGCCAATACATATGGCGCAGCAGATGGCCCGTTGCCTCATCTGATTGAGTTCAAAAAAGCTGAACTGACTGAGAAAGGTCGGAAAATGCTCGAAGAAATGGAAGCTAAGCCGCCTGAATCTCTGCAATCTGGGACAACTGTTCCGATCGCGACAAAAGATACGCCATTCCTTGAAAAAGTAGCGCTCAAAGGCGGATTTTCTGACCTCTATGATGCACGCGATGTGACAGAAGTCGTCTTCCGAACCATGCGCGACATGATGACGAATGAGGCAGTTGAGAATATTTCACAAGAGTTACATGTTCCTCTCGACGAAGGTAATCCTGACAGAACGCTTTATACGGCGACTCCACTAGCAACGGAAGTTTCCGATTTGTGGGAGGATACCAATCCGATCGTGCATTTCCTCAGTCATATCCGTCCACCGTTGAAGATTAAGTCAGAGACTTTCTTGTTCCGAGTCAGACAAGAAGGAGGATTGCAGCCGAATACGTCACCAGAGCAAGTTGTTTCAGCAGTCTTTTCAGCAACGAAAGATGAGCTATCACAGGAGCGAATTCAAGAGGTTGCAAGTTTCTTGCCGGATGAAATTCGTCGCTTGTGGGAGACGGCTTAA